In Streptomyces sp. DG2A-72, one genomic interval encodes:
- a CDS encoding DUF1772 domain-containing protein has product MTTTFQILAVLAVVSNAVVFGTDFFSATVVRPALAHVDDTTLVQVMGNVHRYGDKRLALPGTLGLTAALGGTVTAGIAGETTAAVAGGVACAALVGWLVVFNKVPAPINRRLTAAASGQGALPEARSLQRKSDGVLGTLVSLQLVGLVALCVMVAQP; this is encoded by the coding sequence ATGACCACCACCTTCCAGATCCTCGCCGTGCTGGCCGTCGTCTCCAACGCGGTCGTCTTCGGCACGGACTTCTTCTCCGCCACGGTCGTCCGCCCCGCCCTGGCGCACGTGGACGACACCACGCTGGTCCAGGTGATGGGCAACGTCCACCGTTACGGCGACAAGCGCCTCGCCCTGCCCGGCACGCTCGGCCTCACCGCCGCGCTCGGCGGGACGGTGACCGCGGGCATCGCCGGGGAGACCACGGCCGCGGTCGCGGGCGGCGTCGCCTGTGCCGCGCTGGTCGGCTGGCTGGTCGTCTTCAACAAGGTGCCGGCACCCATCAACCGCCGGCTGACCGCGGCGGCGTCCGGACAGGGGGCGCTGCCCGAGGCGCGCTCGCTGCAGCGCAAGTCGGACGGTGTGCTCGGCACCCTGGTCTCGCTCCAACTGGTCGGCCTCGTCGCCCTGTGCGTGATGGTCGCCCAGCCGTAA
- a CDS encoding NAD(P)/FAD-dependent oxidoreductase produces MSNITIVGGGLAGLTAAITAAEQGAQVTLYESHSTLGGRARSTAGPYVTNDGTHVFFVNGEPWQWLLGRGLAGEFVRLTSQEVMRMKFRRRGKLRSSLPVGYMRMTLLGRRKVPPHDLSFQEWGTRYFSEQAVRDSVGFLGPVLYDADPARLSASFVFERLLRVGTPKYPLPTRYVIGGWGSVVERMAHQARELGVRIETGARITELPDSGPVIVATSLDSARNLLGDDTLRWESGSAALLDVAMTPSKKDGNVTFDMDEGGFVGHYSDHDPTLAPEGEDLWQGQMPLRKGESKAQALDRLRSLLDLTAPGWRSRVTWQRDHVSRGRTGALDLPGSSWRDRPAIDRGDGVFLAGDSVAAPGILAEVSINSGRTAAARAVESLRGVRVTSATMKSAVPG; encoded by the coding sequence ATGTCGAACATCACCATCGTCGGTGGTGGCCTGGCCGGGCTGACGGCGGCGATCACCGCCGCCGAACAGGGCGCGCAGGTAACCCTCTACGAGTCCCACTCCACCCTCGGCGGCCGGGCCAGGTCGACCGCAGGACCGTATGTCACCAACGACGGGACGCATGTCTTCTTCGTCAACGGCGAACCCTGGCAGTGGCTTCTGGGCCGCGGTCTCGCCGGCGAATTCGTCCGGCTGACCTCGCAGGAGGTGATGCGGATGAAGTTCCGGCGCCGGGGCAAGCTGCGCAGCTCACTGCCCGTCGGCTATATGCGGATGACGCTCCTGGGCCGGCGCAAGGTCCCGCCGCACGACCTCTCGTTCCAGGAGTGGGGGACGCGGTACTTCAGCGAACAGGCCGTCCGGGACTCGGTGGGCTTCCTCGGCCCGGTCCTCTACGACGCGGACCCGGCCCGGCTGTCCGCCTCCTTCGTCTTCGAGCGATTGCTACGCGTCGGCACCCCCAAGTACCCGCTGCCCACCCGATACGTCATCGGCGGCTGGGGCAGCGTTGTGGAGCGCATGGCGCATCAGGCGCGGGAACTCGGCGTCCGCATCGAGACCGGCGCCCGGATCACCGAACTCCCGGACAGCGGGCCGGTGATCGTCGCCACATCTCTCGACTCCGCCCGCAATCTGCTGGGTGACGACACCCTGCGTTGGGAGAGCGGGTCGGCCGCGCTGCTCGACGTGGCGATGACGCCGTCGAAGAAGGACGGCAACGTCACCTTCGACATGGACGAGGGTGGTTTCGTCGGCCACTACAGCGACCACGACCCCACCCTGGCGCCCGAGGGCGAAGACCTGTGGCAGGGCCAGATGCCTCTGCGCAAGGGCGAGTCGAAGGCGCAGGCGCTGGACCGGCTGCGCTCCCTGCTCGACCTGACCGCCCCGGGCTGGCGCTCCCGGGTCACCTGGCAGCGTGACCATGTCTCACGCGGTCGCACCGGCGCGCTCGATCTGCCCGGCTCCAGCTGGCGGGACCGGCCCGCGATCGACCGCGGCGACGGCGTCTTCCTCGCCGGTGACAGCGTCGCGGCCCCCGGCATCCTCGCCGAGGTGTCCATCAACAGCGGCCGCACCGCCGCCGCCCGTGCCGTGGAGTCGCTGCGCGGGGTGCGTGTGACGAGCGCAACAATGAAGAGCGCGGTACCCGGGTAA
- a CDS encoding response regulator transcription factor — translation MSQRSQDALEPLIPNSRVEAWRVLVVENSAHYSESLVMGLKRHGHEVNSVETGGAALQSYLDADLVLIDLELPDLDGLEVCRAIRSAADTPIIALTARGTELDRVLGLQAGADDYMVKPYGFRELMARMDAVMRRMGPRPRTAEVISHGPLRIDARSREVSLDGEPVFVTRKEFDLLYLLASRPDNVIPRKQLMQQVWGDSWSRRTVDTHVSSLRNKLGDSDWIITIRGVGFRLGGV, via the coding sequence ATGAGTCAGCGTTCACAGGACGCTCTTGAACCTCTCATTCCGAATTCTCGTGTCGAGGCCTGGCGAGTTCTGGTGGTGGAAAACAGCGCCCACTACTCGGAATCCCTGGTGATGGGGCTGAAGCGACACGGGCACGAAGTGAACAGCGTGGAGACGGGCGGTGCCGCCCTGCAGTCCTACCTGGACGCCGATCTCGTACTGATCGACCTTGAACTGCCCGATCTGGACGGCCTGGAGGTCTGCCGCGCCATCCGCTCGGCGGCCGACACCCCGATCATCGCCCTCACTGCCCGGGGTACCGAGCTCGACCGGGTGCTCGGGCTACAGGCCGGCGCCGACGACTACATGGTCAAGCCGTACGGGTTCCGGGAACTGATGGCCCGTATGGACGCGGTGATGCGCCGCATGGGACCCCGCCCGCGTACGGCGGAGGTGATTTCGCACGGGCCGCTGCGTATCGATGCGCGATCACGCGAGGTGAGCCTGGACGGAGAACCCGTGTTCGTCACCCGGAAGGAATTCGATCTGCTATATCTCCTCGCTTCCCGGCCGGACAATGTGATTCCCCGGAAACAGCTTATGCAACAGGTGTGGGGGGATTCCTGGTCCCGGCGGACCGTGGACACACATGTGAGCAGTCTGCGCAACAAACTCGGGGACAGCGACTGGATCATCACTATTCGCGGAGTGGGATTCCGGCTCGGCGGTGTATGA
- a CDS encoding NADPH-dependent FMN reductase, producing MTARHPTHPRSRLRIAVLVAGGRAQAARFARHAWRHGRADLDIVDLTAHTLPPALARHTGPELAALLAGTGLRLGRADAFVVVVSGRRRGIPETLGHLIDWHHTRWRAKPVGLVGWACRPGRAEPLREAFAGRRAVTLRDSFRTDAADADALVRQLGWWARALRAPAFERAAGPAPAGGGTRPAPAPGADPPPPAAFRGMSLPIPAAASLLGSSAEGVEYLIDAGRLPLDRATQHRLVPLTDVLALLRTQRV from the coding sequence ATGACGGCTCGTCATCCAACGCATCCCCGCAGCCGCCTGCGGATCGCCGTGCTCGTGGCAGGAGGGCGCGCGCAAGCGGCCCGGTTCGCCCGCCACGCCTGGCGGCACGGCCGCGCCGACCTCGACATCGTCGACCTCACGGCCCACACCCTGCCGCCGGCGCTGGCGCGTCACACAGGACCCGAACTGGCCGCTCTGCTCGCCGGGACCGGCCTCCGGCTCGGCCGCGCCGACGCCTTCGTGGTGGTCGTCTCCGGCAGACGGCGCGGCATTCCGGAGACCCTCGGCCATCTCATCGACTGGCACCACACCCGGTGGCGGGCCAAGCCGGTCGGCCTCGTCGGCTGGGCCTGCCGCCCGGGCCGCGCCGAGCCGTTGCGCGAGGCCTTCGCGGGCCGGCGCGCGGTCACCCTGCGCGACAGCTTTCGTACCGACGCCGCGGACGCCGACGCCCTGGTGCGGCAACTCGGCTGGTGGGCCAGGGCGCTTCGGGCGCCGGCCTTCGAGAGGGCCGCGGGTCCTGCCCCGGCCGGCGGCGGGACCCGCCCGGCCCCGGCGCCCGGCGCGGACCCACCGCCGCCCGCAGCCTTCCGCGGCATGAGCCTGCCGATTCCGGCCGCGGCGAGTCTGCTCGGCTCGTCCGCCGAGGGTGTCGAGTACCTCATCGACGCCGGGCGGCTTCCGCTGGACCGCGCGACACAGCACCGTCTCGTCCCGCTCACGGACGTCCTCGCCCTGCTGCGTACGCAGCGCGTCTGA
- the metK gene encoding methionine adenosyltransferase, which produces MSRRLFTSESVTEGHPDKIADQISDTVLDAILREDPAARVAVETLITTGLVHVAGEVTTTAYAPIAHLVREKILDIGYDSSKKGFDGASCGVSVSIGAQSPDIARGVDAAYENRVEGGAADGERDGLDQQGAGDQGLMFGYACDETPELMPLPIHLAHRLSRRLTEVRRNGTVPYLRPDGKTQVTIEYLGSRPVRLDTVVVSSQHAGDIDLDGMLAPDIREHVVENVLKQLAEDGISLETDSFRLLVNPTGRFEIGGPMGDAGLTGRKIIIDTYGGMARHGGGAFSGKDPSKVDRSAAYAMRWVAKNVVAAGLASRCEVQVAYAIGKAEPVGLFVETFGTATVAQHLIEEAIDAVFDLRPAAIIRDLDLLRPIYAQTAAYGHFGRELPDFTWEKTDRVAALREAAAR; this is translated from the coding sequence GTGTCTCGTCGCCTGTTCACCTCGGAATCCGTCACCGAGGGCCACCCTGACAAGATCGCCGACCAGATCAGTGACACCGTTCTCGACGCGATTCTGCGCGAGGACCCGGCGGCCCGGGTCGCCGTGGAGACCCTGATCACCACAGGACTGGTGCACGTGGCCGGTGAGGTCACCACCACGGCGTACGCGCCGATCGCCCACCTGGTGCGCGAGAAGATCCTCGACATCGGTTACGACTCCTCCAAGAAGGGATTCGACGGGGCCTCCTGCGGCGTGTCGGTGTCCATCGGAGCGCAGTCCCCGGACATCGCGCGGGGCGTCGACGCGGCGTACGAGAACCGCGTCGAGGGTGGCGCCGCAGATGGCGAACGCGACGGACTGGACCAGCAGGGCGCCGGCGACCAGGGCCTGATGTTCGGCTACGCCTGCGACGAGACCCCGGAGCTGATGCCACTCCCCATCCACCTCGCCCACCGCCTGTCCCGGCGGCTGACCGAGGTGCGCAGGAACGGCACGGTCCCGTATCTGCGTCCGGACGGCAAGACGCAGGTCACCATCGAGTACCTCGGCAGCCGTCCGGTCCGCCTCGACACGGTCGTGGTCTCCTCGCAGCACGCCGGCGACATCGACCTGGACGGGATGCTCGCCCCCGACATCCGGGAGCACGTCGTCGAGAACGTGCTCAAGCAACTGGCCGAGGACGGCATCTCGTTGGAGACGGACAGCTTCCGCCTGCTGGTGAACCCGACCGGCCGCTTCGAGATCGGCGGCCCGATGGGCGACGCCGGCCTCACCGGCCGCAAGATCATCATCGACACGTACGGCGGCATGGCCCGCCACGGCGGCGGCGCCTTCTCCGGCAAGGACCCGTCCAAGGTGGACCGCTCGGCGGCGTACGCCATGCGCTGGGTCGCCAAGAACGTCGTGGCGGCCGGGCTGGCCTCGCGCTGCGAGGTCCAGGTCGCCTATGCGATCGGCAAGGCCGAGCCGGTCGGTCTCTTCGTCGAGACCTTCGGCACCGCGACGGTCGCCCAGCATCTGATCGAGGAGGCCATCGACGCGGTCTTCGACCTCCGCCCGGCCGCCATCATCCGCGATCTCGACCTGCTCCGCCCGATCTACGCCCAGACCGCGGCGTACGGGCACTTCGGCCGCGAACTCCCGGACTTCACCTGGGAGAAGACGGACCGGGTGGCCGCGCTGCGTGAGGCGGCCGCGCGGTGA
- a CDS encoding carbohydrate kinase family protein, translating into MVYPGKFTEQLLADRLDRVSLSFLADSLHIRRGGVAANIAVGLARLGIPAVLAAAVGKDFGEYGSWLRDNGVETASLHISETLHTARFVCTTDADHNQIATFYAGAMAEARTISIAAVAERAGRPNLVFVAPNEPEAMLRHTDECRLLGLPFAADPSQQLAILDAEDTRQLVDGARYLFTNEYEAALLQERTGWNESEVLKRADTWIVTRGGDGVDILSAGQEPLRIAAVPTGAAADPTGVGDAFRAGFLAGSTLHWPYERSARLGCALATLVLETVGPQDYTLTPGLLLDKIRGAYGDPTAREIERSLPL; encoded by the coding sequence ATGGTCTATCCGGGGAAGTTCACCGAGCAACTGCTCGCCGACCGGCTCGACCGGGTCTCCCTGTCCTTCCTCGCCGACTCCCTGCACATCCGCCGTGGGGGAGTGGCCGCCAACATCGCCGTCGGCCTCGCCCGGCTCGGAATCCCCGCGGTCCTCGCGGCGGCCGTGGGCAAGGACTTCGGGGAGTACGGGAGCTGGCTGCGCGACAACGGCGTCGAAACCGCTTCCCTCCACATCAGCGAGACCCTGCACACGGCCCGCTTCGTCTGCACCACCGACGCCGACCACAACCAGATCGCCACCTTCTACGCCGGGGCGATGGCCGAGGCCCGGACCATCTCGATCGCCGCGGTCGCCGAGCGCGCCGGACGGCCCAACCTGGTCTTCGTCGCCCCCAACGAACCCGAGGCGATGCTCCGGCACACCGACGAGTGCCGGCTGCTCGGCCTCCCCTTCGCCGCCGACCCCTCCCAGCAGCTGGCCATCCTCGACGCCGAGGACACCCGGCAACTCGTGGACGGAGCACGGTACTTGTTCACCAACGAGTACGAGGCCGCGCTGCTCCAGGAGCGCACCGGCTGGAACGAGAGCGAGGTGCTCAAGCGCGCCGACACCTGGATCGTCACCCGGGGCGGCGACGGCGTGGACATCCTGAGTGCCGGGCAGGAGCCGCTGCGGATCGCCGCCGTACCCACGGGCGCGGCGGCCGACCCCACCGGCGTGGGCGACGCCTTCCGCGCCGGGTTCCTCGCCGGCTCGACCCTGCACTGGCCGTATGAGCGATCCGCCCGACTCGGCTGCGCCCTCGCGACCCTGGTGCTGGAAACCGTCGGCCCCCAGGACTACACGCTCACCCCTGGCCTGCTGCTCGACAAGATCCGCGGTGCGTACGGAGATCCGACCGCCCGCGAGATCGAAAGGTCGCTGCCCCTCTGA
- a CDS encoding non-ribosomal peptide synthetase yields MAISSTRTVADLLLLAAESHPESGVLYHLGAAEEQDSRLQRYPELVEEARRVLTGLRGQGLEPQDNVVLLLERPQEFLTAFWACLLGGFVPVPMAPLGGDPERWAAQLGHVNTLLDGPLLVTNDTLAAELPRVEGLAVTRLETLYAAEPAALLHEACPEDTALLVLTSGSTGNSKAVQLSHDNLLASMAGKNGYHRLSAEDVSLNWVSFDHVAALLECHLLPLYAGATQLHVEPAVVLGEPLEFLRLISKYGVTMTFTPNFLLGLLNPAADRLADEERPVDLSRLRHIISGGEAVVRTTGETFLRRFARYGLRPDALWPAFGMTETCAGSIYNQDFPASDQGQEFANLGFPAEGLRLRIADDQDNEVGAGETGELQLAGPMITTGYYNNGQATKDAFTADGWFRSGDLGRLVGGRLTLVGRSKDSIIVNGVNYFSHELETALQELDDVAASFVAAFPTRAPGSDTEQLVVAFHPQTEDDDELGLYRVMSAVRASVVMQWGFRPSLILPLPKAAFPKTSLGKIQRSLMRKRLEEGAYDDVIAYAADVTLRRLGGYTAPEGETERVIAGIYAEMFDTDADKVSATANFFDLGGTSLDILRLRHLVAQRLGAQDLQVITVLTAPTVRALAARLGEDATAERPYDPIVPMQVTGDKTPLFCVHPGVGEVLVFVNLAKYFVGDRPFYALRARGFNPGEKPFESFDDMVATYVEAIRAKQPHGPYAVAGYSYGGAVAFEIAKVLEAEGERVDFVGSFNLPPHIKYRMDELDFVETAANLAFFLALIDKKQSLDLPGELRHLSREEQLAHFIALAPKARLAELDLTLEKFTAWAELADGLTNLGRSYTPSGSVRSMSVFYAVPLRGTKEDWLNNELSRWNEHCADVRYLDVPGEHYTLMGPNHVASFQSILRRELDRALGDAR; encoded by the coding sequence ATGGCCATTTCATCCACCCGGACCGTCGCCGACCTGCTGCTCCTCGCGGCCGAGTCCCACCCCGAGTCGGGTGTCCTCTACCATCTGGGCGCCGCCGAGGAGCAGGACTCCCGGCTGCAGCGCTACCCGGAGCTGGTCGAGGAGGCCCGCCGGGTCCTCACCGGCCTGCGCGGTCAGGGACTGGAGCCGCAGGACAACGTCGTCCTGCTGCTGGAGCGTCCGCAGGAATTCCTCACCGCCTTCTGGGCCTGCCTGCTCGGCGGCTTCGTGCCCGTTCCGATGGCGCCCCTGGGCGGCGACCCGGAGCGCTGGGCCGCCCAGCTCGGCCATGTGAACACGCTGCTCGACGGGCCGCTGCTGGTCACCAACGACACGCTCGCCGCCGAACTGCCGCGCGTGGAGGGCCTCGCCGTCACCCGACTGGAAACCCTGTACGCCGCCGAGCCCGCCGCCCTGCTGCACGAGGCCTGCCCGGAGGACACCGCGCTCCTGGTACTGACCTCCGGCTCCACCGGAAACTCCAAGGCCGTGCAGCTCAGCCACGACAACCTGCTCGCGTCGATGGCCGGCAAGAACGGCTACCACCGGCTCAGCGCCGAGGACGTCTCCCTGAACTGGGTCTCGTTCGACCATGTCGCCGCCCTCCTGGAGTGCCATCTGCTTCCGCTGTACGCGGGCGCGACCCAGCTCCATGTCGAGCCGGCCGTCGTACTCGGCGAGCCGCTGGAGTTTCTGCGGCTGATCTCCAAGTACGGCGTCACCATGACCTTCACCCCCAACTTCCTGCTGGGACTGCTCAACCCCGCCGCCGACCGGCTCGCCGACGAGGAACGGCCGGTCGACCTCTCCCGGCTGCGGCACATCATCAGCGGCGGCGAGGCCGTGGTCCGCACCACCGGCGAGACCTTTCTGCGGCGCTTCGCCCGCTACGGGCTGCGCCCCGACGCCCTGTGGCCCGCGTTCGGCATGACGGAGACCTGCGCAGGCAGCATCTACAACCAGGACTTCCCCGCCTCCGACCAGGGCCAGGAGTTCGCCAACCTCGGCTTCCCCGCCGAGGGCCTCAGGCTGCGCATCGCCGACGACCAGGACAACGAGGTCGGCGCGGGCGAAACAGGGGAACTCCAGCTCGCCGGGCCCATGATCACCACCGGCTACTACAACAACGGACAGGCCACCAAGGATGCCTTCACCGCCGACGGCTGGTTCCGCAGCGGCGACCTCGGCCGGCTCGTCGGCGGCCGGCTCACCCTGGTCGGCCGCAGCAAGGACAGCATCATCGTCAATGGCGTCAACTACTTCAGCCATGAACTGGAGACCGCCCTGCAGGAACTCGACGACGTGGCCGCGTCGTTCGTCGCCGCCTTCCCGACCCGAGCGCCCGGCAGCGACACCGAGCAACTGGTCGTCGCCTTTCACCCGCAGACCGAGGACGACGACGAACTCGGCCTGTACCGGGTGATGTCCGCAGTCCGCGCGAGTGTCGTCATGCAGTGGGGCTTCCGGCCCTCACTGATCCTGCCGCTGCCCAAGGCCGCCTTCCCCAAGACCAGCCTCGGCAAGATCCAGCGCTCGCTGATGCGCAAGCGACTGGAGGAGGGAGCATACGACGACGTCATCGCGTACGCCGCCGATGTGACCCTGCGCCGCCTCGGCGGCTACACCGCACCCGAGGGCGAGACCGAACGGGTGATCGCCGGGATCTACGCCGAGATGTTCGACACCGACGCCGACAAGGTCAGCGCCACCGCCAACTTCTTCGACCTGGGCGGCACTTCGCTGGACATCCTGCGGCTGCGCCACCTGGTGGCCCAGCGGCTCGGCGCCCAGGACCTGCAGGTCATCACCGTCCTGACGGCGCCCACCGTCCGCGCCCTGGCCGCCCGCCTCGGTGAGGACGCCACCGCCGAGCGCCCCTACGACCCGATCGTCCCGATGCAGGTCACCGGCGACAAGACCCCGCTCTTCTGTGTCCACCCGGGGGTCGGCGAGGTCCTCGTCTTCGTCAACCTCGCCAAGTATTTCGTCGGCGACCGTCCCTTCTACGCCCTGCGGGCACGCGGCTTCAATCCCGGCGAGAAGCCCTTCGAGAGCTTCGACGACATGGTCGCCACCTACGTCGAGGCCATCCGCGCAAAGCAGCCGCACGGCCCGTACGCGGTCGCCGGATACTCGTACGGCGGCGCGGTCGCCTTCGAGATCGCCAAGGTCCTCGAAGCCGAGGGCGAGCGGGTCGACTTCGTCGGCAGCTTCAACCTGCCGCCGCACATCAAGTACCGCATGGACGAGCTGGACTTCGTGGAGACCGCCGCCAATCTGGCGTTCTTCCTGGCGCTCATCGACAAGAAGCAGTCCCTCGACCTGCCGGGGGAGCTGCGCCACCTCTCACGCGAGGAGCAGCTCGCGCACTTCATCGCGCTCGCGCCCAAGGCACGTCTGGCCGAACTCGACCTGACCCTGGAGAAGTTCACCGCCTGGGCCGAACTCGCCGACGGCCTCACCAACCTGGGCCGCAGCTACACGCCCAGCGGGTCCGTCCGCTCGATGTCCGTCTTCTACGCGGTCCCGCTGCGCGGCACCAAGGAGGACTGGCTGAACAACGAACTGAGCCGCTGGAACGAGCACTGCGCCGACGTCCGCTACCTCGACGTCCCCGGCGAGCACTACACGCTGATGGGTCCGAACCACGTGGCGAGCTTCCAGTCGATCCTGCGCAGGGAACTGGACCGCGCGCTCGGCGACGCCCGCTGA
- a CDS encoding NAD(P)-dependent oxidoreductase produces MNGKKILVTGGTGQVAGPVAKSLAENNEVWALGRFGTPGSEEALAEHGITTFRWDMNDTGEGALKGLPEDFTHVIHSAVRRGEDGDFNTAIEVNTVAAGRLMTHCRTAEAFLYVSTGALYARQTLDHAYQEDDPVDGVADWLPVYPVVKIATEGAVRAYARTLGLPTIIARLNIAYGPGGYGGVPMLYFKRMLAGEPIPVPVEGQNWCSLLYTDDLIEQVPRLWDAASVPAVLTNWGGDEAVGITDCVRYLEELTGVEAKLVPSEVTRETYQFDPTLRRRLTGPCKVGWREGIRRTVMSMYPEYTAR; encoded by the coding sequence ATGAACGGCAAGAAGATCCTGGTCACCGGCGGTACCGGACAGGTCGCCGGACCGGTGGCGAAGTCACTGGCCGAGAACAACGAGGTCTGGGCGCTGGGCCGGTTCGGCACCCCGGGATCGGAGGAGGCCCTCGCCGAGCACGGCATCACCACCTTCCGCTGGGACATGAACGACACCGGCGAAGGTGCGCTCAAGGGCCTGCCCGAGGACTTCACCCACGTCATCCACTCCGCCGTACGACGTGGCGAGGACGGTGACTTCAACACCGCGATCGAAGTCAACACGGTCGCCGCGGGCCGCCTGATGACCCACTGCCGGACCGCCGAAGCCTTCCTGTACGTGTCCACCGGCGCCCTGTACGCACGCCAGACCCTGGATCACGCCTATCAGGAGGACGACCCGGTCGACGGCGTCGCCGACTGGCTGCCGGTCTACCCCGTCGTGAAGATCGCCACTGAGGGCGCTGTCCGCGCGTACGCCCGGACCCTCGGCCTGCCCACGATCATCGCCCGCCTCAACATCGCGTACGGGCCGGGCGGTTACGGCGGTGTCCCGATGCTCTACTTCAAGCGGATGCTCGCCGGTGAGCCCATCCCCGTCCCGGTCGAGGGACAGAACTGGTGCTCGCTGCTCTACACCGACGACCTGATCGAGCAGGTGCCCCGCCTGTGGGACGCGGCCTCCGTGCCCGCCGTCCTCACCAACTGGGGTGGAGACGAGGCCGTCGGCATCACCGACTGCGTCCGCTACCTGGAGGAGCTGACGGGCGTCGAGGCCAAGCTCGTGCCCAGCGAGGTCACCCGCGAGACCTACCAGTTCGACCCGACCCTGCGCAGGCGGCTGACCGGACCCTGCAAGGTCGGCTGGCGCGAGGGGATCCGCCGCACCGTCATGTCCATGTACCCCGAGTACACCGCCCGCTGA
- a CDS encoding nuclear transport factor 2 family protein, whose amino-acid sequence MPRYASNIELIHAAYQAFHSRDVEALLSTMAEDMQWIHPDGMHEYGLGGTKYGHAGVKEFLAHVPTVLGGMKLHPMEFVQSGDRVVVFGVRDVTSHSGRTETLQFVHSWTLRDGKAVRMEDIFDTVLFHRLIES is encoded by the coding sequence ATGCCCCGGTACGCAAGCAATATCGAGCTGATCCACGCCGCCTACCAGGCCTTCCACTCCCGTGATGTCGAAGCGCTGCTGTCCACGATGGCCGAGGACATGCAGTGGATCCACCCCGACGGCATGCACGAGTACGGGCTCGGCGGCACCAAGTACGGACACGCGGGCGTCAAGGAGTTCCTGGCGCATGTGCCCACCGTCCTCGGCGGGATGAAGCTCCACCCGATGGAGTTCGTCCAGTCCGGCGACCGGGTCGTCGTCTTCGGCGTCCGGGACGTCACCTCGCATTCCGGCCGTACGGAGACCCTGCAGTTCGTCCACTCCTGGACGCTGCGCGACGGCAAGGCCGTACGGATGGAGGACATCTTCGACACCGTGCTCTTCCACCGGCTGATCGAGAGCTGA
- the pheA gene encoding prephenate dehydratase produces the protein MSYAYLGPRGTFTEAALRQLPFPAGESAHRPFPTVPAALDAVHRGEAGAAVVPLENSVKGVVPATMDRLVAAELHITAEVEVPVTFALMAPSSTELTDITDVLSHPHALGQCGHWLDRQLPRARTRLADSTAAAAREVAETGTPGLAAIAAPPAAELYGLRTLATGIGRRAGAVTRFVALSHAWFPPARTESDRTSLLVHPGTPAQLIDVLAEFRIRDIEVSRLHSWPTGDRLGNHRYFIDIEGHIENPPVREAMAALANLRAGARFLGSYPRSRASSPVGV, from the coding sequence GTGTCGTACGCCTATCTGGGGCCTCGGGGCACCTTCACCGAGGCCGCACTGCGCCAACTCCCCTTTCCAGCAGGGGAGTCGGCACACCGGCCCTTTCCCACGGTGCCCGCGGCACTGGACGCGGTGCACCGTGGGGAGGCCGGCGCCGCGGTGGTCCCCCTGGAGAACTCCGTGAAGGGCGTCGTGCCCGCCACCATGGACCGGCTCGTGGCGGCGGAACTGCACATCACGGCCGAGGTCGAAGTCCCGGTGACCTTCGCCCTGATGGCCCCGTCCAGCACCGAACTCACCGATATCACCGATGTCTTGAGCCACCCGCACGCACTCGGCCAGTGCGGGCACTGGCTGGACCGGCAGCTGCCACGGGCCCGTACCCGGCTAGCCGACTCCACGGCCGCCGCCGCCCGTGAGGTCGCCGAAACGGGCACTCCCGGACTCGCCGCGATCGCCGCCCCGCCGGCGGCGGAACTGTACGGGTTGCGCACGCTGGCCACCGGCATCGGCCGGCGCGCCGGCGCAGTCACCCGCTTCGTCGCCCTGTCCCACGCCTGGTTCCCGCCGGCCCGCACCGAGTCGGACCGCACCTCGCTCCTGGTCCACCCCGGCACACCGGCCCAACTCATCGACGTCCTGGCCGAGTTCAGGATCCGCGACATCGAGGTCAGCCGCCTCCACTCCTGGCCCACCGGCGACCGCCTCGGCAACCACCGCTACTTCATCGACATCGAGGGCCACATCGAAAACCCTCCTGTGCGCGAGGCGATGGCGGCCCTGGCGAACCTGAGGGCGGGAGCCCGGTTCCTGGGCAGCTATCCGCGATCGAGGGCATCGAGCCCGGTCGGCGTCTGA